A region of the Oncorhynchus clarkii lewisi isolate Uvic-CL-2024 chromosome 29, UVic_Ocla_1.0, whole genome shotgun sequence genome:
aaccaacaagtaatctaacctaacaattccacaactactaccttatacacacccacaagtgtaaagggaaaaataatatgtacataaagatatatgattgagtgatggtacagaacggcaagatgcagtagatggtatcgagtacagtatatacatatgagatgagtaatgtagggtatgtaaacattatattaagtggcattgtttaaagtggctagtgatacatttttacatcaatttccatccatTTCCATTATTGAAGTGCGCtgtagttgagtcagtatgttggcagcagccactcaacgttagtgatggctgttcaacagtctgatggccttgagatggaagctgtttttcagtctctcggtccctgctttgatgcacctgtactgacctcaccttctggatgatagcggggtgaacaggcagtggctcgggtggatgttgtccttgatgatctttgtggccttcctgtgacatcgggtggtgtaggtgtcctggagggcaggtagtttgcctccggtgatgcgttgtgcagaccttactaccctctggagagccttgcggtggtgggcggagcagttgccgtaccaggcggtgatacagcccaacaggatgctctcgattgtgcatctgtagaagtttgtgagtgctttggtgccaagctgaatttcttcatcctcctgaggTGGAAGAGGCACTGCTGGGTCTttttcacaatgctgtctgtgaccaattcagtttgtctgtgatgtgtatgcagaggaacttaaaacgtattACCCTCTCCATtacagtcccgtcgatgtggataggggggagctccctctgctgtttcctgaagtccatgatcatctcctttgttttgttgacattgagtgtgaggttattttcctgacaccacactccgagggcccacacctcctccctgtaggccgtctcgtcgttgttggtaatcaagcttaccactatagtgttgtccgcaaacttgatgattgagttggaggcgtgcatggccacgcagtcgtgggtgaacagggagtacaggagagggctcagaacgcaccgtTGTGTGGCCCCATtattgaggatcagtggggtggagatgttgttacctaccctcaccacttgggggcggtccttcaggaagtccagtacccagttgcacagaatgaacagcattctcacataagtattcctcttgcccagatgggttagggcagtgtgcagtgtggttgcgattgcgtcgtctgtggacctattggggcggtaagcaaattggagtgggtctagggtgtcaggtagggtggaggtgatatgatccttgactagtctctaaaagcacttcatgatgacggaagtgagtgctacggggcggtagtcgtttagctcagttaccttagctttcttgggaacaggaacaatggtggccctcttgaagcatgtgggaacagcagactgggataaggattgattgaatatgtccgtaaacacaccagccagctggtctgcacatgctctgaggacgcggctggggatgccgtctgggcctgcagccttgcgagggttaacacgtttaaatgttttactcacgtcggctgcagtgaaggagagtttTGGTAGCggaccgtgtcagtggcactgtattgacctcaaagcgagcaaagaagtccgcgacggggctggttttatttttgtaatccgtgattgactgtagaccctgccacatacctcttgtgtcttgagccgttgaattgcaactctactttgtctcttgtcgtggcagaatcagaattctttaggtaacatttataaatatgatgttttatttgttttattgcatgcttatgtgagatatttgtcattagaatgtcttcttttggataatactgtttACAGTTTGCAGTTATCCCTTTCATGCTAGGGTTAAGTTACATTGGGCCCCAGAGAGGGGAAAGGTTAGTCTATCTGTaaactattcctaaaccatgtgaagggatggtgtgaTAAATGGGGAACCAGATaggtggctccacaatgtctgagTGCcagtcactgtctctctgtgatcttgtccaggagggggtgtatttgatatatgctaGTGGATGAGGTTTTGTTTTTGGTCCTGAGTGGTACCAAGAGCGAgataagaacatagtttaggagaccaaagctgaacgataatttatagccaatgctgtctggctatgcattctcagagaattcatttatagacactgaattgatctgagagtcacagggttgagatggagctcatataattaaagatggactttatgataactctgacttgtgtgtggggTTTGCTCTCTTGTgttttggtaatacaggaaatttccactacaCTTTATACTGACGCttggcttgtttgattgccttgcggagggaatagctacactgtttggaTCTGGTCATGTTTCCgttcaccttgccctggttaaaagcagtggttcgcgctttcagtttcgcgcgaatgctaccatcaatccacagtttctggtttggtaATGTTtgaatagacgctgtgggtacgacatcgccaatgcactttctaatgaactcgctcaccgaatcagcggattcatcaatgttgttggacgcaatgcggaacatatcccaatccacgtgatcccTGTGATCgaagtcttgaagcgtggaatcagattggtcggaccagcattgaacaaaCCTGAGCGCAGGAGcttcttgtttttgtttttgtaggctggaagcaacaaaatgaagtcgtggtcagcttttccgaaaggagggcggggaagGGCCTTATATGcctcgcggaagttagaataacaatgatccagggttttaccagccctggttgcacaatcgatatgctaaTAGattttagggagtcttgttttcagattagccttgttaaaatccccagctacaatgaatgcaccctcaggatatgtggtttccagtttacatagagtcaaataaagtttgttcaggcccatcgatgtgtctgcttgggggctgtgattataatcgaagagaattctcttgtagataatgcggtcgacatttgattgtgaggaagtcaggtgaacagaaggacttgagttcctgtatgttgtaatgatcacaccacgtctcattaatcataaggcatacccccccgcccctcttcttaccagaaagatgcttgtctctgtcggcgcgatgtgtgaagaaaccagctggctgtaccgactctgatagcgTCTCtcaagtgagccatgtttccgtgaagcaaagaacgttacagtctctgatgtctctctggaaggctacccttgctcagatttcatcaaccttgtggtcaagagactggacattggtgagtagtatgctcggcagcggtgtgcgatgtgcccgtctccggagcctgaccagaagaccgctttgtttgccccttttacggcgatGTTGTTTAGGTTCACCGGcagggatccgatccattgtcctgtgtggaaggcaaaacacaggacccgcttcgggaaagtcatattcctggtcgtaatgatggtgagttgacgttgctcttatattcagtagttcctcccgactgtatgtaatgaaacctaagattacctggggtaccaatgtaagaaataacacgtaaaaaaacaaaatattgcatagtttcctaggaacgcgaagcgaggtggccatctctgtcggcgccggaagacgCTAAAGATGTTGTCTTCAGATAGTTCTGGAATGCTATTGTTGCATTAGGAGAGTTCTATAAAGATGTTATTGTCTTCTTCAGATAGTTCTGGAATGCTATTGTTGCGTTAGGAGAGTTCTATAAAGATGTTATTGTCTTCTTCAGAGTTCTGGAACGCTATTGTTGCATTAGGAGAGTTCTATAAAGATGAttgtttattttaaatttttttaaagtAGATTTTAATAACAGTCACAACACCAACCGGCCTCCCTAAActcagcacctcccagctccatggcaCCGGAGCGGTGGTGCTAGGAGAAGGAACCCGACAGAGCCGCCTCTGAACGTCCGCGGGTAACCAGAAGGTTATCAGgtcggatggacaggtccaccagctggtcaaacGTGAGGGTGGTGTCCCTACAGGCCAACTCCCGATGGACATCCTTGCGCAAGCTGCAGCAATAGTGgttgatcagggccctgtcgttccatcccacTCTGGAGGCCAGGGTCCGAAAGTCCAGGGtgaactcctgggcgctcctcgtcccctgcctcaggtggAAGAGACATTCACCTGCAGCTCTACCCTCGGGcgggtggtcgaagactgcccggaagtgacgggtgaactcctcaatgtGGTCCAGCGCCACATCTCCTTCTACCCACACGGCGTTAGCCCACTCCAGGGCTTCCTCCGAGAAgcacgagacgagggcggacaccctctcacgtctcgaaggagccgggtggacggtccCCAGATACAGGTCCAGCTGCAGCAGGAAACTCCCTGGGAAGGGCGAGACGAATACCACTGGGACCAGGTGCAGGGGAGGCGAGTAGTGGAGACCCCTGTTGTGCTGGTGGGGGCACTGGAgggactccctgtctctcccagcggtccatagtCTGGACAACGCGGTCCATGACAACGCTGCGATGGTGAAGCATTGCCACGTGCTCCCAGACGCGCTCCTCTACCCCCACAATGGGGGCAcccgctcctgctgactccattgatCGATGTGGAATTCTGTAACGGGGTGAGTAACTGGTTGCtgggaagtcaggcacaggagagcagagatgggtgataACAGGAGAAGTTTATTATACACCCTGGCCCAAAGACACGGGCGAGGCAGCACAAAGCACAACGACAGTATCATGAACCggattaaacaaaacaaacaaacctagGTTTGAAACAAACCTAGCACAAGCCAGCCTATAGCGTAACACCGTACACAAAGAACAACAAAGAACAATTacacagacatgggggaaacagagggtaatatacatttagtctgatgagggaatgtgaaccaggtgtgcagaaaaacaaaacaaaacaaatggaaaatgaaaggtggagcgacgatggctagaagaccggtgactttgactgccgaacgccgcctgaacaaggagagggaccgacttcggcggaagtcgtgacaaaagcgacagaattcagaacctgggctgttcttacagtgttctccctgtacaccaagtcagaactgtagattaaataaagggggcatataagcagacaatgaatgttcttacaatattcaatgattacatttctctaaaacagttataggctacatgtgcaccaccaagtcagaacactAGGCAAAATTAATAGGGGAAAattgaccaaattattagggtgaggcacataggCTACTGAAAGTTtaatacacaacatacacttagtattactttcttagctacagtatacatagagttgaagtcggaagtttacatacaccctagccaaatacatttaaactcagtttttcacaattcctgacatttaatcctagtaaaatgctctgtcttaggtcagttaggatcaccactatttattaagaatgtgaaatgtcagaataatagtcaagagaatgatttatttcagcttttatttctttcatcacattccttaAACCTTAAACCTTAAAACCAGATTTGGCACCACacatccactccactgaatagcaggctagttattgctttgcaatgcttgcatttagccactgattccttccaaaccattcATTgatgaatttgcgatttccaacttgttgtgtaatgtttatgtcctcTGGCCGATGAGCACAGATACGTTTTATCTGTAATTTCTCTTtatcatttctcttcatatgacaaggattaaaaaggatttgccagtagattgtagATTTGATTAACGATGATGACTggtagctaagattttgaaagtatgatgttgacatgatcagtccagtGAAAGCTAGTGTAGATATgacgtgatttgacgtaattttatctgtggccaattaccttgagccttcttggatcggcacttctaatgtaactctaatTCAGTACCCagggggcttgaattttcaagctctaCCCTTTAGATTTGGCAGTGACACattgtccccatgagtgacagtatactgagccaatcacggcgtaactagagaacattaccaaccgcTATGCTCAATATTTTTCGCTGgccgccccaccaccacagaaagcactgagctagtgtcacgttctgacctttatttcctttgttttgtatttatttagtatggtcagggcgtgagttggggtgggcagtctgtttgtttttctatgatttggggatttgtatgtttcggcctagtatggttctcaatcagaggcagatgtcattagttgtctctgattgagaatcatacttaggtagcctgggttgcactgtttgtttgtgggtgattgtctatgttgattgcttgtttcagcacagttctcattagctTCATGGTTGttatttcgtttattgtttttgtatagtgtgtttcagtgttttctttattaaaattaatgatgaacacctaccacgccgcattttggtcctccgatccttctcgcctctcctcttcagatgaagaggaggacggccgtgacagctaggctgaaacacctgcatttaggagctgccttactcaagaaagcaaaaaagagaccatgtttttaTGGAGGGTTTATTAAGTCATTAATAAAACgttttattttacattgtttacaaactgaTATGAGACACGTATTAATtctaaaataacatgcaaaacaggcagcCCCCTCCCTGAATGACAGGCCGCCACTACGTGGAGTGTGGTTACATGCCAAAGGAAACACATATTCTGTGACGGTTCTATACTCCTAAAATGAGCTTGTTTCTAACCCTGCAGTTTGAGCCCAGGCTTGTATTTCACAAagcatgatgatgataataataataataatacactttATTTCTTTATAACGTATTGCAGTCTGGCATTTCAAGATCAGAACTTAAACAGCTAAAAATGTAGTGAAAAAAATATTGAGAACATATTGATAAAAGAACAGGATCAACCAGGTAGCTTTATTAAACCTGTTTAAGCACTCAGAAAGTAaaacattacagagatacagtatgtgtttgATTTTCTGCTTTATTACTAGAAGATGTTGGGAATATTCAGTCGGTTATAGAGCCTACCATGCCCATTTCAAGGGATTACATTTGGTTGATGACATAGGATTAGGATGAGCAAATGTGTTGTTATTTCAGAATGTGTAGGAAAGCTGAAAAGGAAATGTAATTCATTGATTCTAATTTCTGTGATACCTCTGTGTTTAACAAGGGGGAGTGCGTGTGGATGGGATCAATCGTTAACTACTTGAACTTTAATTCTCCTGAACATGGTGAGCACTTTGCTCTTGATCTCTTTAGTTTTCAGAGAGTAGACTATGGGGTTGAGACAGGGCGGAATGCACGAGGCCAGCGACAGGCTCAGTACGCGCAGGTCAGGGTCTGGTTTGATGCGTGCTAATAACCCAACCATGAAAATAATCAGAACCGGAAAGAAGAATACTGCCACTAGAATGAGGTGCTCAGTGCAGGTGGCCAGCGCTTTCACACGACTCTCAACGCTTTTCATCCTGAACACAGCGATTAGAATACTCATGTATGACAGAATGATGAAGGACAGTGGGCCAAGGAGGATAACCAGGCTCAGAACTGAAGCCACAGCCCATTGCAGAGTGTTGTCGTTACATGCCAGCCGAAACACTGGTGCGTAATCACAGAAATAGCTGTAGACATTAACGGAATCGCAGTAGGACAGCCTGGTCATAATGGCTGTGCTGAATATCGGTATACCaagacagaagcaccagatgaCACCAAGAATACACGACATACTCGTCATGGTGTTGATGGAGCCGTGCCTCAGAGGGAAACATATGGCGATCATACGGTCATAGGCGAGCACGGCGATGGAGAACGATTCCATACATATGAAGGAATAATACACATACATCTGTACCATACACAGATTAAACGGCACAAAATTGTTCTTAGCAAGAAACGCCTTTAGCATACCGGGAATAATGCAAGTATTCAGCACTAGATCAACCACCGCGAGGTTACCAACCGCGATATACTTGGGATTGTGGAGGCGAAGGTCCACAGATATGATATAGATCACACATGTGTTGAACACGACCGAGACCACGTAAACGAAAGTGAGGAAGATGAAATAGAGGTTGACAAAGGGCAGGGAGGTGAAGCCGATGATGTAGAACCCTGGAGGATGGATTAGAACGGAGGAGTCGTTCCATTGCAACCTGCGGAGGAATGTCATGGCTGAGCTGGTTCCGCACACCTGCGCTCCAGGCAAACACAAACGCTTGCTCCGTTGATGCGTAAAACCTacaaggagagaggcagagagagagagagagatttaacaatATGTGGATCATAAGGACCCTATGAAAAACAAAACAACCAGATACATCCTGCATTCTTATTTAAACTTTTTTtcatatttaacctttatttaactaggcaagtcagttatgaacaaattattatttacaatgacagccgaacagtgggttaactgccttgttcaggggcagaacaacagctttttaccttgtcagctcatgcATTTGATCAAGCAACCTGTTGGTTACTCgcacaatgctctaaccactaggctaccagcaccaacactacacacacaagtGAATAGGCCTATTATTCTCTATAGCCCAGGCCTTCCATATAGCCCAGGCTTATTTACTATGGAATTGTCCTGTTCCATATAGCCTATCCCTATGCATTGTGGAATATTCTTATTCTACTCTAAAGCCTAGGCGTATGTAATGTGGAATAGTCCTATTCTACTGTAAAGCATATGCCAATTTAATGTGGAATAGTCCTATTCTACTATAAAGCCTCTGCCTATTTAATGTGGAATATTCCTATTCTATTGCCCAGGCCTACTTACTGGGCACAGTGATATGATTCACAGCTGACTGGAGTTGATGGCCCAGGTAGGTCTGTTGGCTGTGTTCCACCACGACAGGTTCAGGTGGGAGAGTTGATGGTCCGGGTCTCTGTGCTAGCTGTGTTCCACCACAGGTTCAGGTAGTAGAGTTGATGGTCTGGGTCGTTCTGTTGGCTGTGTTCCACCACAGGTTCAGGTGGGAGAGTTGATGGTCCAGGTCTGTCTATTGGCTGTGTTCCACCACAGGTTCAGGTGGTGTGAGAGATTATCCTtctatctctctgactctctgtccctGAATCCTGCAGTAACACCAACAGCTGTATCTCTGCTGCTCTGTCCACTATACGTATATAAGCCCCCAACTGTCCCCAAGAGATGTCATTAAAATGGCTAATCAACTCTCCAAGTATTGGAAATTATTATCTTATGTGAGAGTTTACTTTAACTGATCCTTGGAGAATTCAACAGAATGGAGTTATTAGCTACATGTATGTCTTCAAAAACAACCAATGCATGACAAACCCACTTAATTAAGCTAAATATCAAGGCCTAATTATCCGTTTTCGGTCATTAAATAAGGAGACTGAAGCCCAACATAGCGCATCTTGTGGTAAGGGATTTAACTAGTTGTTTTTCTGCTGTTGTCCTGTTGATTAGCTTGGTTGTCTTTCCCAATCATTGTAGGCCAAGTAGCCATAGAAAGGTTAAAACAAATATACAGATTATTTTTTGCCCAAAATAaaataatggtaaataatgtattgtgtcattttggagccTCTAAATATGAATAgaacatgtttctaaacacttctacatgaataTGGATGTTACCATGGTTACAGAGAAACATGTTTCAGTGAGAAAGTTACaaacgcacaaatatcatacccccccacgacgtgctaacctctcaccattacaaatatcataccccccacgacgtgctaacctctcaccattacaaatatcataccccccacgacgtgctaacctctcaccattactaatatcataccccccacgacgtgctaacctctcaccattacaaataTCATACTCCCCACTacgtgctaacctctcaccattacaaatatcataccccccacgACGTGCTAACCTATCACCattacaaatatcataccccccacgacgtgctaacctctcaccgttacaaatatcataccccccacgACATGCtatcctctcaccattacaaataTTAAACCCCCACAacgtgctaacctctcaccagTACAAATATCAACCCCCCACGacgtgctaacctctcaccattacaaatatcatacccccacgacatgctaacctctcaccattacaaataTCATACCTCCCACGACGTGCTAACCTCTCACCGTTACAAATATCATACACCCCACGacgtgctaacctctcaccattacaaatatcataccccccacgacgtgctaacctctcaccattacaaataTCATAACCCCCACGACGTGCTAACCTCTCACCGTTACAAATATTATACCCCCCACGacgtgctaacctctcaccattacaaataTGAAACCCCCCACGacgtgctaacctctcaccattataaatatcataccccccacgACGTGCTAACCTCTCAACATTACAAATATTATACCCCCCACAACGTGCTAACCTCTCACCGTTACAAATATTATACCCCCCACGacgtgctaacctctcaccattacaaataTCTTACCCCCCACGacgtgctaacctctcaccattacaaatatcataccccccacgacgtgctaacctctcaccattacaaatatcataccccccacgacatgctaacctctcaccattacaaatatcataccccccacgacgtgctaacctctcaccattacaaatatcataccccccacgatgtgctaacctctcaccattacaaatatcatacccccacgacgtgctaacctctcaccattacaaatatcataccccccacgacgtgctaacctctcaccattaccattaGCTTTTttaggggtatgatatttgtgcgtatGTCATTGTTcaagattcattcaggattataaACAATGCTAGTACCATCCACGTTCATGTACAGAAATATATTCTATGAgattgacacacagacacatggtttAATTGATTGCTGGCTGAttgttttgattgattgattctgatattttttttgtaaatcaGAACAGATTATTGTTTGCGATTTGACGtcagaaagcagagcagagaaaAACTGTTGATAAGCTGAACTGAATAGTCTTAGAACTAATGTGCTTTGTAACTGGCTGTACTGCACCCTTATGTCATGGCTGTACTGTACCCTTATGTACCCTTATGTCATGGCTGTACTGTACCCTTATGTCATGGCTGTACCCTTATGTCATGGCTGTACTGTAACCTTTGTACAGTgttctccatgctggctttaccttgtcatcaacaccctccattacatatcaccagtcccctttagtaacggtggcttgtacagtgctctccatgctggctttaccttgtcatcaaggCCAATTTTAACCCTCCAAGGAGTGTCTTTTCTATTTTTCACTTCATCTTTATTCAAAACCTTGACACACCCCCTATATAAGTCCTTCCCATTCACCTCATCCAAACCCACCTCTTCCAACCCTCTCAAATCAAGAAATAATGCCTTTCTTTCTGACTCTAAAATAttgggtgtaatccctagtcttGGAAATGGGGACGTTTTCAACTTGTGACTGTTAAGCATTATCCATTCCCCTTCCTGAAGTTTCCCTGCAGTTGTTTTTATAATCCTATCTTTTCTCACCCATCATACCCCCCCATGAtgtgctaacctctcaccattacaaatatcataccccccatgatgtgctaacctctcaccattacaaatgGTGATGATTTTGCTCTTCACCAGAATCTTGGAGAAATGTGGAACATCTTCAGTTGTATAATCCAGTCTTGCCCCATAATACACCCAGAGGTTCCTCCAGCAGCCAAAGCACTGACTCAATTGCAGCTATTGGACACTGTCATTATACTCCAAACCCTAAGAAGGCCTCTGTAAAACGGAGGTACTCCATCCCTAGAAATCTGGCTATTATCAACCAAAAATAAAGCCTTCTTTAAACCTAATCCCCCTACCGGCTGTAATACAAGACCTGACACCCCTCTCCAAAGCATATTTTCCGGTCCGTAAAGCAATAAACTGGAACCGTAAAGCAGCAGCTTTATCTTttagatgtacagttgaagtcgaacgtttacgtacacttaggttggagtcattaaaactagtttttcaaccactccacaaatttcttgtaaacaaactatagttttggcaagtcggttaggacatctactttgtggatgacacaagtaatttcttcaacaattgtttacagacagattatttcacttataattcactgtatcacaattccagtgggtcagaagtttacatacactaaattgactgtgcctttaaacagcttggaaaactcccgaaaatgatgtcatggcattagaagcttctgacaggctaatcaacataatttgagtcaatcggacgtgtacctgtgcatgtatttcaaggcctaccttcaaacatgGTGCTGCTTGACaccatggggaaatcaaaagaaatcagccaagacctcagaaaaataattgtagacctccacaagtctggttcatccttgtgagcaatttcaaaatgcctgaaggtaccacg
Encoded here:
- the LOC139388229 gene encoding olfactory receptor 2AT4-like encodes the protein MTFLRRLQWNDSSVLIHPPGFYIIGFTSLPFVNLYFIFLTFVYVVSVVFNTCVIYIISVDLRLHNPKYIAVGNLAVVDLVLNTCIIPGMLKAFLAKNNFVPFNLCMVQMYVYYSFICMESFSIAVLAYDRMIAICFPLRHGSINTMTSMSCILGVIWCFCLGIPIFSTAIMTRLSYCDSVNVYSYFCDYAPVFRLACNDNTLQWAVASVLSLVILLGPLSFIILSYMSILIAVFRMKSVESRVKALATCTEHLILVAVFFFPVLIIFMVGLLARIKPDPDLRVLSLSLASCIPPCLNPIVYSLKTKEIKSKVLTMFRRIKVQRSASGSTWQCFTIAALSWTALSRLWTAGRDRESLQCPHQHNRGLHYSPPLHLVPVVFVSPFPGSFLLQLDLYLGTVHPAPSRRERVSALVSCFSEEALEWANAVWVEGDVALDHIEEFTRHFRAVFDHPPEGRAAGECLFHLRQGTRSAQEFTLDFRTLASRVGWNDRALINHYCCSLRKDVHRELACRDTTLTFDQLVDLSIRPDNLLVTRGRSEAALSGSFS